The genomic DNA TGAAGCTCTAAAAGGCGGAAGTGTACCTGGCTGGAAGGCCGTAGAGGGCAGAGGCCGCCGTGACTATACGGATCTTGATGCGGCATTTGCCTATCTGAAGGAGAAGGGCATTGATGAAGCTATCCTGTACGAGCGACGACCACTGACGCCACCTCAATTGGAGAATGCTTTGACGAAAAAGGTTTACAAGGAACTGCTTGCCGAGTCAGGACACGTCATTACACGATCAGGCGCACCGACACTGGCTACCGAATCAGACAAGCGCCCAGCGGTCACGAATCAAGTGAAACCCGAAGACGTGTTCGGCAAGGAGGATTGATCCGTGAGTGATTTATTAGCGGATATGCTTGACGATCTGCTCTCAAAATGGGAGCCCGAGGATTATTCTGAACAATTTAATCAAAGGGGATATGACTATATGACAACCGAAACAGCAGTAACTACAGGTGAAGTAAGACTGAGCTTTGTGAATTTGTTTACGCCGCGTGCGAACCAGCCGGGGCAGGAGCCTAAATACAGCACGACTATTCTTATTCCAAAATCAGATGTAGCCACAATGCAACGAATCAATGCAGCAATTGAAGCGGCTACACAGAAGGGTGTGGCCGGGGTATGGGCCGGTGCTCGACCAGCGCAGCCGCGAACACCCATTCATGATGGTGATGGAGCGCGTCCTAACGGCGAGGCCTTTGGCCCGGAATGCCGTGGTCATTGGGTACTTACGGCCAGTAGTAAGCAACAACAGGCTGTGGTGGCTGCGGACATGAGCCCGATCATTGACCAAACTCGTGTATATTCTGGTGTCTATGGCCGCGTGAACATCAACTTCTTCGCCTACAGCAATAGCGGTAATAAGGGAATTGGTGCAGGTCTTGGGCCTGTTCAGATTTTGCGTGACGGTGATCCACTGGGCGGCAGAATCTCCGCAGAACAAGCCTTTGGTGGCAATGGAGGGGGCGTAGGATTTGCCCCTGCTCCTGCACCTCAAGGCTGGGAACAGGCTGCCCCACCACAACAAGGTTATGGCCAGCAACCCCAAGCTCCGCAGCAAGGTTATGGACAAGCACAGCAACCGTATGGACAAGCACCCCAGCAGCCTCAGTATGGGCAGCAGCCGCAACAAGGCTATCAACAACCTCCAGCGCAACCGCCGCAGCAAAATATTGACCCGATCACAGGCAAGCCTCTTGGTGGCAGTGTGTGGGGGATTTGATCCAGCATAGGGGCTCTTCGGAGCCCCTTATCTTTACCCGAAAGGAGAAGCTATGCGGCATCTATCTATAGATATCGAGACCTACAGCAGCGTGAACATTAAGAAAGCAGGGCTGTACAAGTATGTTCAATCCCCGGATTTTCAAATTCTTCTGTTCGCCTACTCATGGGACGGTGTGCCCGTCCAAATTGTTGATCTGGCCCAAGGAGAATCGTTGCCAATGGAAGTTATTCACGGCTTGTATGATCCTCAGGTCATCAAGCACGCATACAACGCCGCTTTCGAATGGTACTGCATCAATAGCGTAATGCAATCACCAATCGAGCAATGGCGCTGTACTCAGATCCATGGCCTGTATTGTGGCTTCCCTGCTGGGCTTGGCAAAGTGGGCGAGGCGTTAGGGCTGCCCCAAGATAAGAAGAAAATGGGTGTAGGTGGTGCTTTGATTCGAACGTTCTGTGTCCCAACGAAGCCGTCTAAATCAAATGGAGGACGTACCCGGACGCTGCCGCACCATGAGCCGGAGAAGTGGCAACTGTTCAAAGATTACTGCGTGGGTGATGTTGTAGCAGAAATGGAAATCCTTCGTAGACTATCCGTATTCCCTGTGCCGGATCAAGAGTGGCAGCTTTGGCAGCTTGACCAGCGCATCAACGTTCGCGGTATCGCTTGTGATCGTGAGCTTGTTGAGGGGGCCCTGGCTGTAGATAGCCAGATTACTGCGGCGTTGATGCAAGAAGCCATACAGCTCAGTGGGCTAGACAATCCGAAGTCTGTACAGCAACTCAAAAAATGGCTGTCGGAAGAGATCGGGGAGGAAATCGAGGACCTGCGCAAAGACACCGTTTCGGGCTTGATAAAGGAAGTAGAGGAAGGCAGGGCCAAGCGTGTGCTTCAGATTCGCCGGGAACTCAGTAAGACAAGCGTTAAGAAGTACCAGGCTATGCAGACAGTAGCCTGTGAGGATAACCGAGTGCGTGGGCTGCTTCAGTTCTACGGAGCGAATCGGACAGGGCGCTGGGCAGGCCGACTGGTCCAGGTGCATAACCTGACCAAGAACAAAATGGCTCTGGAGCTACTGAAGTTTGCAAGGCAGCTTGTCCGCGAGAAGCGGGTGGACATGCTCAAGTTTATGTACGGTAATGTGCCGGATACTCTCTCGCAGCTTATCCGAACCGCTTTTATCGCTCCAAGCGGGAAAATGCTTCATGTAGCGGACTTTAGCGCAATTGAGGCCCGAGTTATTGCCTGGCTGGCAGGCGAGCAGTGGAGGCAAGACGTGTTTGCCACGCATGGCAAGATATATGAAGCTTCAGCATCGGCTATGTTCGGTGTGCCGCTGGAAGACGTGAGCGGTGATCTGAGGCAAAAGGGCAAGGTGTCCGAGTTGGCGCTAGGGTATCAAGGCGCAGCTGGTGCCTTAATCAGCATGGGGGCTTTGGATATGGGCCTGAAAGAGTCAGAACTTCCGGAGATCGTGACTCGCTGGCGTAATGCAAATCGCCGGATTGTGGACCTTTGGTACAGTTTCGAACGGGCGGCAATTGAGGTCATGGAGACCGGACAGCCTGTGGGTGTTCGCGGCGTCATCTTCGCACGTGAGAGCCATCACGCTAACGGCTTGGACTTTTTCACGATCCAGCTACCGAGTGGTCGTAAGCTCTACTACGTAGCGCCGCGCTTGGCTCAAAACGACTTCGGCAAGCAGGCCCTGCATTACATGGGGCCGGACCAGAAAACAGGTAAATGGACGCTAATCAGTACCTATGGCGGGAAACTGGTGGAGAACGTTGTCCAGGCCATAGCGCGGGACTGCCTGGCGGTGGCTTTGGTGAAAGTTGAGTATGCCGGGTATGAAACTGTGCTGCATGTGCATGACGAAATCGGGATCGAGTCGGACCGGACGGAGGATCTGGAGAACGTACTGGCTTTGATGGCTGAGCCTGTGTCGTGGGCTCCGGGCCTTTCTTTGAAAGCAGCTGGGTTCACCACAGAATTCTATATGAAGGATTAGAGGTGGGCGTTGTGAAAGAGACTCAGCTCGTTGCTGCGACCTTAATAACGCTGTTGAAGAAAGAGGGCTTCACGATACAGCGCTATGACAGTGTGACGACCAGCAGCATTTATCTGAAGCTAGATTACGGTGTCTGCCATAGCATCCGAATCGGAGACCACAAAGGTAAACGGCAGTACAAATACCGCTATAACGTGGATATTGGCCGGAAGCAGATTAACCGACACAAGACTGCCGAGGGGTGGCCGCGCTGGTACTATCCAGAAACTGAACTGCGTGCGCTAGTTCGGGACATAGGCCGTGAGCGTCAACAGCATCAGAAATATGGCACTGAAAACTATTGGGCCTTGCTGGCGCAGCGTAAATTTGAAAACAGTGGCGCAAAGGGCTTCTGGAGAAACGCCTATCTTGTGAATGAGGCTAATATGGAGGGAATAGACGTGGACTATGAAATAAACCAAAAAGCGCGAGACGCGCTGAACCGACTTACTAGCTTGCCGGGTATGCAGGCTATCAAGGAGCAAGTAGATGAAATGGTCCACTTCTCGCGGATAGCCGCGCTACGGAAAAAGCACAGGTTGAAAACTCAAATTCAATCTAATCATATGATTTTCACAGGGAATCCGGGAACGGGTAAGACGACAGCTGCTCGTTTGATCGGCGAAGCCTTTGCAGAAATCGGTTTGCTTAAGCGCCAATCTGATGAAATTCCTTTCGTGGAGATTAATCAGTCTACTATTGTGGACTCGCTGGTTGGTGCTTCTGAAAAGAAGGTAGCTTCAAAATTCAAGGCGGCTCAAGGTGGCGTGCTGTTTATCGACGAAGCGTACGCCTTCATCGGAAAGTCAGAACACCGATCCGATGAAAAGGTTATAGCTACAATGGTGCAACACATTGAGGATATGCGTGATGAGGTGGTTGTTATTGCAGCTGGTTATCCAAAGAACATGCAGGAGTTTCTGTCTTTCAACCCTGGTTTGGCCTCTCGCTTTCCTACAACGATTCATTTTCCTGATTATGCTGTTCCTGAACTTGTCCGGATAGCGCAGCAGATGTTACTGGATCAGCAATATCAAGCCGGGGCTGATTACTTGGATGCTTTGGCAAGCGCGATGTGGGTCGAGAAGAGTAAGCCGAATTTTGGGAATGCTCGTACAGTACGGAACCACGTAGAGCGATCTATCCGCAAGCAAGCTATGCGAGTTTCGCAGCTTCCTAACCCTTCACGGAAGGATCTGGCTACGCTGACCGCGAGAGACCTGATTCACTCCGCGGACGGGCTCCGGGACGCCGAACAAGAGGCACTACAACGAATAATTAAAGATGCTCAATGGAGATTATTTGAATTGGATTTAAAGACGATTACCCATACCAACAAAGTGGGAGAGTAGATCAGGAGGCAAGCGTCATGCAATTTGACAGACAACTAACGATATCAAGCGCCGGCAATCGAGACAGCACGAACTGGCAGCCGCAGGTGATTTACTGGTCTGAACTGGTAGAGCGCTTACGGACGGCGGTTCGAGGGACGGAGACGCTGGCAGAGTACCTTCAGATGCCGAAGTCTAAACAGGATCAATTGAAAGATGTTGGGGGCTTTGTCGGGGGTCATCTGTCAGGCGGTCGCCGGAAGGCAAATGCTGTAACGGGCCGTGATGTGCTGACGCTTGATCTCGATAATATCCCTGCCGGTGGTACATCGGACATTTTGCGCCGTGTGGAAGCGCTAGGCTGTGCCTATGCAGTCTACTCCACACGGAAGCATGAAGAGGCCAAGCCACGGCTACGGGTCGTGGTTCCGCTGGACCGGACGGCCACGGCTGATGAATACGAGCCTCTTGCCCGGAAGTTGGCTGAGATTATCGGCATTTCATTCTGTGACCCTACCACGTTTCAAGCGAACCGGCTTATGTACTGGCCAAGCTGTAGTTCTGACAGCCAGTACGTGAACACCTACGGGGACAAACCCTTTCTGTCAGCGGATGGCACGCTGGGTATGTATGCAGACTGGCGAAATGTATCTTCCTGGCCGCAGGTGCCTGGCACGAATCAAACCCATGTCCGCCTGGCTGCCAAGCAGGGGGACCCTACCGATAAGCCTGGCATCGTGGGTGCATTTTGCCGGATCTACGATGTGCCGGCAGCCATTGAAGCCTTCTTACCGGGGATTTATATTCCGGTGGATGACGGCAGCGGACGACTAACCTATATAGGTGGCTCCACGACAGGAGGTGCCATCGTTTATGATGACGGTCAATTCTTGTATAGCCATCATGCTACAGACCCTACAGGTGGACGGCTGGTGAATGCCTTCGACCTGGTCCGGCTGCACAAGTTTGGCGATCAGGACGACGAAGCGAAGCCTGGAACGCCGACGAATAAGCTTCCAAGCTATACGGCCATGACGGATTTTGCTATGCGTCAGGATGCTGTGGGCTCATTGCTCATGCAGGAGCGGCACCAGAAAGCGGCTGCTGCTTTCACTGAAACGCCTTTAGCGCCTGATGGTGATGTGGATTGGATGAAGCGCTTGGAGTTCAACAGTAACGGCGTGTACCTGAAGACCGTCGATAACGTACTGATCGTACTGGAACATGACCCAGCACTGAAGGATAAGATTGCTTTTGATGAATTTGCTAATAGGGGGTTGGTGCTTGGGGCACTCCCTTGGGATTCGAGACAAGAGCGGCGCCCGTGGGCCAGTTCCGATGATGCGGGGATTTATCACTACGTTGAAAAGGTGTATGGCATTGCGGTAGACGCCAAAATTAATAACGCCCTGACCTTGATCAGCCATAAGCGCAGATTCAACGATGTAAGGCGATACTTGGAAGGCTTGTCTTGGGACGGTGTATCCCGGCTGGATACGCTTTTTACGGACTATCTGGGCGCAGAAGACAGCGTCTATACACGGGCAGTCTCGCGAAAATCCTTCACGGCTGCCGTAGCTAGAGCTATGGTGCCAGGCATCAAATGGGACTATATGCCAATTTTGGCCGGGCCGCAGGGTCTTGGAAAATCCACTTTTTTACGTCTAATGGGCAAGGACTGGTATTCCGACAGCTTGACCACCTTCGAGGGCAAGGACGCCATGGAGCTAATCCAGGGCATTTGGCTCAATGAAGTTGGGGAGCTGACGGGTATGAGTAAGTCGGAGAGCAACGCCGTGAAGCAGTTTCTTAGCCGAACGGAGGACATCTACCGGGAAGCCTACGGTAAACGTACAATGCCTTATCCGCGTCGATGCGTATTCTTCGGGACCACCAATGATAGCGAGTTCCTTAGGGATCGGACAGGAAATCGGCGCTTCTGGCCTATTGATGTAGGCGTGCTGAAACCTGTGAAGAGCGTGTTTCATGATCTGGAGGGTGAAGTAGATCAGATATACGCTGAAGCCTTCGTGCGCTGGCAACTGGGAGAGCCGCTATATTTATCGGGCGATGTTGAGGATATGGCAAAGCTGCACCAGGAGGCGCACAGAGAGAGCAACGCTAAAGAAGGATTCATCCAGGCTTTTGTAGATCGGCCTGTGCCCGAGGATTGGCTGAAGCGTGATATACCAACGAGACTTATTTACTGGTCCGGCGAGTTCGGGAAGCCCCATGAAGGCGAGGGAGGCCCCCGAGACCGCATATGTGCCGCAGAGGTTTGGTGTGAGTGCTTCCGATCGGACATTAAGTTTATGAAGCAAGCCGACACAAGAGAAATTAACGGGATACTATCAGGCATGGCTGGTTGGGAAGAGTATCGAGGGCGGTTCGGCCCATACGAGACCCAGCGAGGATTCCGCCGAAAAGTGTGATGACATGTTGACACTTAAATTGTTGACACCTAACCAACTGTCAACAACGCATGCGTGACAGATTTTCAAGTGTCAACATGACTGTCAACATGACTGTCAACAACCAAAACCTTTGCTATATATACATTTATTATACTTTGTTGACACTGTTGACAGTTATCTAGTTAAAGATAAAAAACAAATAGATTATAGAGATTATAGAAAATATATAACGCCTGGCGCACCTGATTTATAAAAAGTTACGCACGTACAGGTGCGCGCATATATCACACACAAGGAGTGCTGTCAAGTGCTTGAGAGTAAAATTGAAGCTTATCTACGCCAGAGGGTTAAAGACCTCGGAGGCATTGCCTATAAATTCACGTCACCGGGTAATTCAGGGGTGCCTGACAGATTGGTGCTACTACCTGGAAATCGAACAGTGTTTGTGGAGCTGAAGGCTCCAGGGAAAAAAACCACGAAGTTACAACTGGCTCAACACCGACGGATACAAGCGCTTGGGCATGACGTCCGAGTGATCGACAGCAGAGAGCAGGTGGATGCATGGCTACAGGAACTTTGATAGAGCGTAAGCGCTTTGTGCCCCATGATTATCAGAGGTACTGCATAAACAGAGTTCTGACGGATGACGCCCTTGGTCTTCTGCTGGATCTAGGGCTAGGGAAGACAGTAATAACCCTGACAGCCGTTAATGACCTAAAGTACAACCGGTTCACTGTCAGTAGGACGTTAGTCATCGCCCCGAAGAAAGTAGCTGAAGCTACATGGGGCAACGAGGCAGCCAAGTGGGAGCACTTAAAGCATCTGCGGATTATCACAGTGCTTGGGACAGCGCAGCAGCGAATTAGGGCGCTGAACACGCCCGGGGATATATGGGTCATCAACCGGGACAATGCAGCTTGGCTGGTGGATTATTACCGGAATGCCTGGCCGTTTGACATGGTGGTGCTGGATGAACTGTC from Paenibacillus sp. FSL R10-2782 includes the following:
- a CDS encoding VRR-NUC domain-containing protein, with the protein product MLESKIEAYLRQRVKDLGGIAYKFTSPGNSGVPDRLVLLPGNRTVFVELKAPGKKTTKLQLAQHRRIQALGHDVRVIDSREQVDAWLQEL
- a CDS encoding AAA family ATPase — protein: MKETQLVAATLITLLKKEGFTIQRYDSVTTSSIYLKLDYGVCHSIRIGDHKGKRQYKYRYNVDIGRKQINRHKTAEGWPRWYYPETELRALVRDIGRERQQHQKYGTENYWALLAQRKFENSGAKGFWRNAYLVNEANMEGIDVDYEINQKARDALNRLTSLPGMQAIKEQVDEMVHFSRIAALRKKHRLKTQIQSNHMIFTGNPGTGKTTAARLIGEAFAEIGLLKRQSDEIPFVEINQSTIVDSLVGASEKKVASKFKAAQGGVLFIDEAYAFIGKSEHRSDEKVIATMVQHIEDMRDEVVVIAAGYPKNMQEFLSFNPGLASRFPTTIHFPDYAVPELVRIAQQMLLDQQYQAGADYLDALASAMWVEKSKPNFGNARTVRNHVERSIRKQAMRVSQLPNPSRKDLATLTARDLIHSADGLRDAEQEALQRIIKDAQWRLFELDLKTITHTNKVGE
- a CDS encoding virulence-associated E family protein, which translates into the protein MQFDRQLTISSAGNRDSTNWQPQVIYWSELVERLRTAVRGTETLAEYLQMPKSKQDQLKDVGGFVGGHLSGGRRKANAVTGRDVLTLDLDNIPAGGTSDILRRVEALGCAYAVYSTRKHEEAKPRLRVVVPLDRTATADEYEPLARKLAEIIGISFCDPTTFQANRLMYWPSCSSDSQYVNTYGDKPFLSADGTLGMYADWRNVSSWPQVPGTNQTHVRLAAKQGDPTDKPGIVGAFCRIYDVPAAIEAFLPGIYIPVDDGSGRLTYIGGSTTGGAIVYDDGQFLYSHHATDPTGGRLVNAFDLVRLHKFGDQDDEAKPGTPTNKLPSYTAMTDFAMRQDAVGSLLMQERHQKAAAAFTETPLAPDGDVDWMKRLEFNSNGVYLKTVDNVLIVLEHDPALKDKIAFDEFANRGLVLGALPWDSRQERRPWASSDDAGIYHYVEKVYGIAVDAKINNALTLISHKRRFNDVRRYLEGLSWDGVSRLDTLFTDYLGAEDSVYTRAVSRKSFTAAVARAMVPGIKWDYMPILAGPQGLGKSTFLRLMGKDWYSDSLTTFEGKDAMELIQGIWLNEVGELTGMSKSESNAVKQFLSRTEDIYREAYGKRTMPYPRRCVFFGTTNDSEFLRDRTGNRRFWPIDVGVLKPVKSVFHDLEGEVDQIYAEAFVRWQLGEPLYLSGDVEDMAKLHQEAHRESNAKEGFIQAFVDRPVPEDWLKRDIPTRLIYWSGEFGKPHEGEGGPRDRICAAEVWCECFRSDIKFMKQADTREINGILSGMAGWEEYRGRFGPYETQRGFRRKV
- a CDS encoding DUF2815 family protein, producing the protein MSDLLADMLDDLLSKWEPEDYSEQFNQRGYDYMTTETAVTTGEVRLSFVNLFTPRANQPGQEPKYSTTILIPKSDVATMQRINAAIEAATQKGVAGVWAGARPAQPRTPIHDGDGARPNGEAFGPECRGHWVLTASSKQQQAVVAADMSPIIDQTRVYSGVYGRVNINFFAYSNSGNKGIGAGLGPVQILRDGDPLGGRISAEQAFGGNGGGVGFAPAPAPQGWEQAAPPQQGYGQQPQAPQQGYGQAQQPYGQAPQQPQYGQQPQQGYQQPPAQPPQQNIDPITGKPLGGSVWGI
- a CDS encoding DNA polymerase, which codes for MRHLSIDIETYSSVNIKKAGLYKYVQSPDFQILLFAYSWDGVPVQIVDLAQGESLPMEVIHGLYDPQVIKHAYNAAFEWYCINSVMQSPIEQWRCTQIHGLYCGFPAGLGKVGEALGLPQDKKKMGVGGALIRTFCVPTKPSKSNGGRTRTLPHHEPEKWQLFKDYCVGDVVAEMEILRRLSVFPVPDQEWQLWQLDQRINVRGIACDRELVEGALAVDSQITAALMQEAIQLSGLDNPKSVQQLKKWLSEEIGEEIEDLRKDTVSGLIKEVEEGRAKRVLQIRRELSKTSVKKYQAMQTVACEDNRVRGLLQFYGANRTGRWAGRLVQVHNLTKNKMALELLKFARQLVREKRVDMLKFMYGNVPDTLSQLIRTAFIAPSGKMLHVADFSAIEARVIAWLAGEQWRQDVFATHGKIYEASASAMFGVPLEDVSGDLRQKGKVSELALGYQGAAGALISMGALDMGLKESELPEIVTRWRNANRRIVDLWYSFERAAIEVMETGQPVGVRGVIFARESHHANGLDFFTIQLPSGRKLYYVAPRLAQNDFGKQALHYMGPDQKTGKWTLISTYGGKLVENVVQAIARDCLAVALVKVEYAGYETVLHVHDEIGIESDRTEDLENVLALMAEPVSWAPGLSLKAAGFTTEFYMKD